The Paenibacillus sp. RUD330 genome has a segment encoding these proteins:
- a CDS encoding copper amine oxidase N-terminal domain-containing protein: MNKHPKGKTALLSAAILSLTAASVIPMASAAAASVPATAVPINAPISSPQPEEQQPVAAFAPVTGKVKEIADFGKTGDKLVTVVSEGDSITNFVVSKDTYQSGTDLVKSGAELTVFYDTRKPAILIYPPQYPAEVIVPAADGASSWKVDQFTTSKEGAEGLLSLDKMLLIRPSDQTKIILEDGTPFTGELSGRSLAVKYGISTKSIPAQAAPEEIVVLFEEAVPPIGQAPGDGADPEAPIDVTDKTIVVEGKILKGSAAYTDAEGTVMVPLRPIAEALKYKLVWDAKTKSTLIGPGSSLQIGKDYYVYNRTAPIELGTAPALVKGSTYVPLSYFTEVLRMNNAYVFEDSIVIDNGEKMQ; encoded by the coding sequence ATGAACAAACATCCTAAAGGCAAGACAGCCTTGCTGTCCGCAGCCATTCTGTCCCTTACGGCCGCTTCGGTCATTCCCATGGCCTCCGCCGCAGCCGCCTCCGTGCCGGCCACGGCTGTTCCGATCAACGCTCCGATCAGCTCCCCGCAGCCTGAAGAGCAGCAGCCCGTCGCGGCCTTCGCGCCCGTGACCGGCAAGGTCAAGGAAATCGCCGACTTCGGCAAGACGGGAGACAAGCTCGTCACGGTCGTGAGCGAAGGCGACTCCATCACCAACTTCGTCGTCAGCAAGGACACCTACCAGTCCGGAACCGATCTGGTGAAGAGCGGCGCCGAGCTGACCGTCTTCTACGACACCCGCAAGCCGGCCATCTTGATCTATCCGCCGCAATACCCGGCCGAGGTCATCGTTCCCGCAGCCGACGGCGCTTCCTCTTGGAAGGTCGATCAGTTCACCACGAGCAAGGAAGGCGCTGAAGGCCTGCTCAGCCTGGACAAGATGCTCCTGATCCGTCCGTCCGACCAGACGAAGATCATTCTGGAAGACGGAACGCCGTTCACCGGCGAGCTGTCCGGCCGCTCCCTCGCGGTCAAATACGGCATCAGCACGAAGAGCATTCCTGCCCAGGCTGCGCCGGAAGAGATCGTCGTCCTCTTTGAGGAAGCCGTGCCTCCGATCGGCCAAGCGCCCGGAGACGGCGCAGATCCGGAAGCTCCTATCGACGTGACCGACAAAACCATCGTCGTGGAGGGCAAGATCCTGAAGGGATCTGCCGCCTACACGGACGCCGAAGGCACGGTAATGGTTCCGCTTCGTCCGATCGCTGAAGCGCTCAAGTACAAGCTTGTCTGGGACGCCAAAACCAAGTCGACCCTGATCGGCCCTGGGAGCAGCCTCCAGATCGGCAAAGACTATTACGTCTACAACCGCACCGCTCCGATCGAGCTCGGAACGGCTCCGGCTCTCGTGAAGGGAAGCACGTATGTGCCGCTGTCCTATTTTACGGAAGTCCTTCGCATGAACAACGCTTATGTGTTTGAGGACAGCATTGTCATCGACAACGGCGAGAAGATGCAATAA
- a CDS encoding AraC family transcriptional regulator produces the protein MASSPGKHSFRISLFRRYFASYFALILVPAIAACALAQVLAVRLIENDARKLSDVMVSRVSDQTDASFQSLRANMLGMLSGSGLSGLLRTAGGSLEDRERSEMIHSLRQQLGKVEADPLASRVYLYMAKEDMVIDPDAYTGKSYYFTMRYPLGDGMRHELAAGLKGRKMLDFVLTGTEQQSAVISYPFNTDSPEAYLVVQLNQRAFGELLRIPEPWAAGTMLLNREGEVIGQSGLDRGEALRLSSLVYPGSSFRMAEDKGISLVPSKLDNGFAYLSVVDMPALMKPVTAIRIVSWMFLLFFLVVGGLASYHLSRRSYRPIREIRESFGMQRALEPASGWRLARGSELDAIRDYSRLIVSENRQLSKRMDGLLPMLREHLLARLLLGEGRAPEDEAEELGLLPDRDSGTAMTVFCIEIHYGAYPEMPLSGQSRRILMTELKERILELLPPPIRLAELPSGLLACVAESAPGGISPAECAGRIRAALLHHAAYYTATIGVGCDAATVEELPASCRQAIDSLQQRSLGTDVEICAVPESGAESAWAARAFLPVKELNRVTNLCGSKDYDGLLEAAYSLIGEGAVGGMTAVRMKSLCADLLNAWIRASTSERDVAGHVHAGLYEQLGRCMTGDELRKCFTLIHGVLFPKPCEDRKAKKFAAVLDYIHEHYDEELSLDYFACQLGMSAGHFSRLFKEEVGEKYVEYLAMYRLKKAKELLLSTDLRIDDIAGKVGYWGRHSFIRVFRKYEGVTPAQYRSSRPGARTGA, from the coding sequence ATGGCATCCTCTCCCGGCAAGCACTCGTTCCGCATCTCGCTATTCCGCAGGTACTTCGCCAGCTACTTCGCGCTCATCCTCGTTCCGGCCATCGCGGCCTGCGCGCTTGCCCAGGTGCTGGCGGTGCGCCTGATCGAGAACGACGCCCGCAAGCTGAGCGATGTCATGGTGTCCCGCGTATCCGATCAGACGGACGCTTCTTTCCAGTCGCTGCGAGCCAACATGCTCGGCATGCTGTCCGGCTCCGGTCTGTCCGGGCTGCTCCGGACCGCCGGCGGTTCCTTGGAGGACCGCGAGCGCTCCGAGATGATCCATTCCCTGAGGCAGCAGCTCGGCAAGGTCGAGGCCGATCCTCTCGCTTCCCGTGTCTATCTGTACATGGCCAAGGAAGACATGGTGATCGATCCCGATGCCTACACCGGAAAATCCTATTATTTCACCATGCGCTACCCGCTGGGCGACGGGATGCGGCATGAGCTGGCGGCAGGGCTCAAAGGACGCAAGATGCTCGACTTTGTCCTGACCGGCACCGAGCAGCAGTCCGCCGTCATCAGCTATCCTTTCAATACCGACTCGCCTGAAGCCTATCTGGTCGTGCAGCTCAATCAGCGGGCATTCGGCGAGCTGCTGCGCATCCCGGAGCCGTGGGCGGCGGGAACGATGCTGCTGAACCGTGAAGGGGAGGTCATCGGCCAAAGCGGTCTGGACCGCGGAGAGGCGCTCAGGCTGTCCTCGCTCGTCTATCCCGGCTCCTCCTTCCGCATGGCGGAGGACAAAGGCATTTCGCTCGTTCCTTCCAAGCTGGACAACGGCTTCGCCTACCTGAGCGTAGTGGACATGCCGGCGCTCATGAAGCCGGTCACCGCAATCCGGATCGTCAGCTGGATGTTCCTGCTGTTCTTCCTCGTCGTGGGCGGCCTGGCATCCTACCATCTGAGCCGGAGGAGCTACCGGCCGATCCGGGAAATCCGGGAAAGCTTCGGAATGCAGCGAGCCTTGGAGCCGGCAAGCGGCTGGCGGCTGGCGAGAGGGAGCGAGCTCGATGCCATCCGTGACTACTCCCGGCTGATCGTCTCGGAGAACCGGCAGCTGTCCAAGCGGATGGACGGCTTGCTGCCGATGCTGCGCGAGCATCTTCTGGCCCGGCTGCTGCTTGGCGAAGGCAGAGCTCCGGAGGACGAGGCCGAAGAATTGGGCCTGCTGCCGGACAGGGATTCGGGGACGGCCATGACCGTGTTCTGCATCGAGATCCATTACGGAGCCTATCCGGAGATGCCGCTCTCCGGGCAGTCCCGACGCATTCTCATGACGGAGCTGAAGGAACGGATCCTGGAGCTGCTGCCTCCTCCGATTCGGCTCGCCGAGCTTCCTTCCGGACTGCTGGCATGCGTCGCCGAATCCGCTCCCGGGGGAATCTCTCCGGCCGAATGCGCCGGCAGAATCCGGGCCGCGCTCCTGCATCATGCCGCTTACTACACCGCGACGATCGGAGTCGGCTGCGATGCCGCGACGGTCGAGGAGCTGCCGGCTTCGTGCAGGCAGGCGATCGATTCCCTGCAGCAGAGAAGTCTCGGCACGGATGTGGAAATTTGCGCCGTCCCGGAATCCGGAGCCGAATCGGCCTGGGCCGCGCGTGCATTCCTTCCCGTCAAGGAGCTCAATCGGGTGACGAATCTGTGCGGCAGCAAGGATTACGACGGACTGCTCGAAGCCGCCTATTCTCTGATCGGCGAGGGAGCCGTCGGGGGAATGACGGCCGTGCGGATGAAGTCGCTCTGCGCCGATCTGCTGAACGCCTGGATCCGCGCCTCGACGTCCGAACGGGACGTTGCCGGCCATGTCCATGCGGGGCTGTACGAGCAGCTGGGCCGCTGCATGACTGGAGACGAGCTCCGCAAATGCTTCACGCTCATCCACGGAGTGCTCTTCCCTAAGCCTTGCGAGGATCGCAAGGCCAAGAAGTTCGCCGCGGTGCTGGACTATATCCATGAGCATTACGACGAGGAGCTCTCCCTGGATTATTTCGCCTGCCAGCTGGGCATGTCCGCCGGACATTTCAGCCGCTTGTTCAAGGAAGAGGTCGGGGAGAAGTACGTGGAGTATCTGGCGATGTACCGATTGAAGAAAGCAAAGGAGCTGCTGCTGTCCACCGACCTGCGGATCGACGACATCGCGGGCAAGGTCGGTTATTGGGGACGCCATTCCTTCATTCGCGTGTTCCGCAAATACGAGGGCGTCACGCCCGCGCAATACCGCTCCTCCCGCCCCGGCGCCCGTACAGGCGCCTGA
- a CDS encoding glycosyl hydrolase: MKKMTAGLLMLALILSLLPAGKATAFTGEVALGSGSYSTVLPAGAVDTQSNIFKTANVTGAMPTNDWWSNLAWDTYAEAQYPHPLAMKNGSGGIRIYYPGNRITANSSCVCGWINDIHDFTVGHTAVSSFPDAKVDGFSDWFVKAQYKSGANEMNVTYGHGSPYVYFTYAGGSPKVDFYDAPTVWSGSASTPVLGITVAGAHYGLFGASGSTWSGIGGKTLTNNGSSYFSVAVLPDNTQATLNKYAQYAYSHVTGTQVSYAYNASTSKVTSTFAFTTQAKQGTQTGTIFALYPHQWKNSSSPLLSYTYNSVRGLMKTGEGSSFQTVMNFNGVLPSLPDKGSYDRALLQQYVDQAEAETYSGDADTYWVGKTLGKLASLAPIADQIGDTTAANKFRSSIKTILQGWFKSSDAAGNLKSGNVFYYNRNWGTVIGYPASYGSNNELNDHHFHYGYFIKAAAEIARTDKAWAAAWGPMVNLLIRDIASSSRTDTMFPYLRNFDPYAGHSWASGHARFGDGNNNESSSEGMNAWAGMILWGQATGDTAIRDTGISLYATEMNAINEYWFDVTGSNRPAGFTRSTASMVWGGKTVGDGTWWTGNPEEVHGINWLPFTGASLYLTQYPDYAAKNYNALVSENGGTNFDAWEDLIYMYRAISNPAEAKSFWNARGSALSAEAGNSKAFAYHWIYNLDAIGVQDRTVTANTPLYAVFVKNGVRTYTAYNAGSSAITVTFSDGKTMSVPANGSATEGAGGTTPTPTPTPTPTPTATPTPTPTATPTPTPAPSAGAIPGKIEAESYAAMSGVQTEATTDTGGGLSVGYLDTGDWMDYSVNVAQAGTYTLQARVASPNATGQFQLRSGSTTLATVTVPNTGGWQTWTTVSAQVQLAAGPQTLRVYISGPQFNINWLQFASASNVLTYTAADYTATVTKSGTSEALVFAPKTAAAYVDVHYTINGANQQNVRMVQSGTNWTHTIQGVAAGQSIELWFTYEKSGPQYDSVHYTYTH, translated from the coding sequence ATGAAGAAAATGACGGCGGGCCTGCTCATGCTGGCCCTTATCCTGTCCTTGCTGCCGGCTGGCAAGGCGACGGCCTTCACCGGCGAAGTCGCGCTCGGCTCCGGCTCGTATTCCACCGTACTGCCGGCCGGAGCGGTGGACACCCAGTCGAATATCTTCAAGACGGCCAACGTCACGGGAGCGATGCCTACCAATGACTGGTGGAGCAACCTTGCTTGGGACACCTATGCCGAAGCCCAATATCCGCATCCGCTGGCGATGAAAAACGGCTCCGGAGGCATCCGCATCTATTATCCGGGCAACCGGATCACGGCCAACTCCAGCTGCGTCTGCGGCTGGATCAACGATATCCACGACTTCACGGTCGGGCATACGGCCGTCTCGAGCTTCCCCGACGCCAAGGTCGACGGCTTCAGCGACTGGTTCGTGAAGGCCCAATACAAGAGCGGCGCGAACGAAATGAACGTCACTTACGGACATGGTTCTCCGTATGTGTACTTCACGTATGCGGGCGGCAGTCCGAAGGTGGACTTTTACGACGCTCCGACCGTCTGGTCCGGCAGCGCAAGCACTCCGGTTCTCGGCATCACGGTCGCGGGCGCGCATTACGGGCTGTTCGGCGCGAGCGGCAGCACCTGGAGCGGCATCGGCGGCAAAACTCTGACGAACAACGGCAGCTCGTATTTCTCGGTGGCCGTCCTTCCTGACAACACGCAGGCGACTCTGAACAAATACGCCCAGTACGCCTACTCGCATGTGACGGGAACTCAAGTGTCGTATGCGTACAACGCTTCGACGAGCAAGGTGACGTCGACCTTCGCCTTCACGACGCAGGCCAAGCAGGGCACGCAGACGGGCACGATCTTCGCCCTTTACCCGCATCAATGGAAGAACAGCTCGAGCCCGCTGCTCTCCTACACGTACAATTCGGTGCGCGGCCTCATGAAGACGGGGGAAGGGAGCTCTTTCCAGACCGTCATGAACTTCAATGGCGTGCTGCCTTCGCTGCCGGACAAAGGCTCCTACGACCGTGCGCTGCTCCAGCAGTACGTGGACCAGGCGGAAGCCGAGACGTACAGCGGGGACGCCGACACCTACTGGGTCGGCAAGACGCTCGGCAAGCTGGCCTCGCTCGCTCCGATCGCCGACCAGATCGGCGACACGACGGCGGCGAACAAGTTCCGCAGTTCGATCAAGACCATTCTCCAGGGCTGGTTCAAGTCGAGCGACGCCGCCGGCAACCTCAAGAGCGGCAATGTCTTCTATTACAACCGCAACTGGGGAACCGTCATCGGCTATCCGGCCAGCTACGGTTCCAACAATGAGCTCAACGACCATCATTTCCACTACGGCTATTTCATCAAGGCAGCTGCGGAAATCGCCCGGACGGACAAAGCCTGGGCCGCCGCCTGGGGACCAATGGTCAACCTGCTGATCCGCGACATCGCCAGCAGCAGCCGCACGGACACGATGTTCCCTTACCTGAGGAACTTCGATCCCTATGCCGGCCATTCGTGGGCTTCCGGCCATGCGCGGTTCGGGGACGGCAACAACAACGAATCGTCCTCCGAGGGCATGAACGCCTGGGCGGGCATGATTCTGTGGGGCCAAGCGACGGGCGACACCGCGATCCGCGATACGGGCATCTCCCTGTACGCGACCGAGATGAACGCGATCAATGAATACTGGTTCGACGTCACGGGCAGCAACCGGCCGGCCGGCTTCACCCGCTCTACCGCCAGCATGGTCTGGGGCGGCAAGACGGTAGGCGACGGCACCTGGTGGACCGGCAACCCGGAGGAGGTGCACGGCATCAACTGGCTGCCGTTCACGGGAGCGTCGCTGTATCTGACCCAATACCCGGATTACGCCGCGAAGAACTACAATGCGCTTGTATCCGAGAACGGCGGCACGAACTTCGACGCGTGGGAAGACCTGATCTATATGTACAGAGCGATCTCGAATCCGGCCGAAGCGAAAAGCTTCTGGAACGCGCGCGGCAGCGCCCTCTCCGCCGAGGCGGGCAACTCCAAGGCGTTCGCGTACCACTGGATCTACAATCTGGATGCAATAGGCGTCCAGGACCGAACCGTGACGGCCAATACGCCGCTCTACGCCGTATTCGTGAAGAACGGCGTCCGCACGTATACGGCTTACAATGCAGGCAGCTCCGCGATCACAGTCACCTTCTCCGACGGCAAGACGATGTCGGTGCCTGCGAACGGCTCGGCGACGGAAGGGGCCGGCGGAACGACACCGACGCCAACCCCGACGCCAACCCCGACCCCAACGGCGACTCCGACGCCAACCCCGACGGCGACGCCGACCCCGACGCCGGCTCCGTCAGCGGGAGCGATTCCGGGCAAGATCGAAGCCGAGAGCTACGCGGCCATGAGCGGCGTGCAGACGGAGGCGACAACCGATACCGGAGGCGGACTGAGCGTCGGTTATCTTGATACTGGAGATTGGATGGATTACAGCGTCAACGTCGCCCAGGCCGGAACGTATACGCTGCAGGCAAGAGTGGCGAGTCCCAATGCGACGGGACAATTCCAGCTGCGCTCCGGCAGTACGACGCTGGCGACGGTAACGGTGCCGAATACAGGCGGCTGGCAGACCTGGACGACCGTATCGGCGCAGGTTCAGCTGGCCGCAGGGCCTCAGACGCTCCGCGTCTACATCAGCGGTCCGCAGTTCAATATCAACTGGCTGCAGTTCGCATCGGCCAGCAATGTCCTGACTTATACAGCCGCCGATTATACGGCGACAGTGACCAAGTCGGGCACGTCGGAAGCCCTTGTGTTCGCACCCAAGACGGCGGCGGCTTACGTCGATGTCCATTACACGATCAACGGGGCCAACCAGCAGAACGTGCGCATGGTCCAAAGCGGAACCAACTGGACGCATACGATCCAAGGGGTGGCCGCAGGGCAGTCGATCGAGCTGTGGTTCACCTATGAGAAGTCGGGACCGCAATACGATTCGGTTCATTACACGTATACGCATTGA
- a CDS encoding ATP-binding protein, with product MDYPVNILLVDDRPDEYTSIAALLADKPYQLLGASSGLLALKALLENEVALIIMDVLMPDMNGFETARRIKMRKKSQDIPIIFLTALNSELQDYMKAYSAGAIDYLTKPFQPDILRSKIDGFVSLYKARKELQIKSDQLQQRTSELEASNRALTELKEKAEVALRIKSGFLSMISHEIRTPMNGILSMSEMLLEAELKPQDRRTAEIIHRSGRGLLSVVNQILEYSKMESGKMELDYRPFEVEECLGETLDLFRGLALEKNLSLESYLDPSVPAVLEGDSNRLRQILINLIGNAIKFTESGGVKIYVNKRDETEQTVQLEFVVEDSGIGIPQEKMDELFQPFIQLQTPFASKQEGTGLGLSISKTLVELMGGTIYATSQVGDGTMFIFTMIAALPAGNRAAGSA from the coding sequence ATGGACTATCCCGTTAACATTCTGCTTGTGGACGACCGTCCGGACGAGTATACGTCGATTGCGGCGCTGTTGGCCGACAAGCCTTATCAGCTACTTGGAGCGTCTTCCGGTTTGCTTGCGCTCAAAGCCTTGCTGGAGAACGAGGTCGCGCTGATCATCATGGACGTGCTCATGCCGGACATGAACGGATTCGAGACGGCCCGGCGCATCAAGATGAGAAAGAAATCGCAGGACATCCCGATCATCTTCCTCACGGCTCTCAACTCCGAGCTGCAGGATTATATGAAAGCCTATTCGGCCGGAGCCATCGATTACTTGACCAAGCCGTTCCAGCCCGATATCCTGCGCAGCAAGATCGACGGCTTCGTCAGCCTGTACAAGGCGCGCAAGGAGCTCCAGATCAAGAGCGACCAGCTGCAGCAGCGGACGTCCGAGCTGGAGGCGAGCAATCGGGCGCTGACTGAACTGAAGGAAAAGGCGGAGGTCGCCCTGCGGATCAAGTCCGGGTTCCTCTCCATGATCAGCCATGAGATCCGGACGCCGATGAACGGCATCCTGTCCATGTCCGAGATGCTGCTGGAGGCGGAGCTCAAGCCTCAGGACCGCCGCACGGCCGAGATTATCCATAGGAGCGGACGAGGGCTGCTGTCCGTCGTCAATCAGATCCTGGAGTATTCCAAGATGGAATCCGGCAAGATGGAGCTGGACTACCGGCCGTTCGAGGTGGAGGAATGTCTGGGAGAAACGCTGGATCTGTTCCGGGGGCTCGCTCTGGAAAAAAACCTGAGCCTGGAATCCTATCTGGACCCGTCCGTTCCTGCGGTGCTGGAAGGCGATTCGAACCGCCTACGGCAAATCCTGATCAACCTGATCGGCAACGCGATCAAGTTCACCGAATCGGGCGGCGTCAAGATCTATGTGAACAAGCGGGACGAGACGGAGCAAACCGTTCAGCTCGAGTTCGTCGTGGAGGATTCGGGAATCGGCATCCCCCAGGAAAAGATGGACGAGCTGTTCCAGCCGTTCATCCAGCTCCAGACGCCGTTCGCTTCCAAGCAGGAAGGGACCGGTCTCGGCCTGTCCATCAGCAAGACTCTGGTCGAGCTGATGGGCGGAACCATTTACGCGACCTCCCAGGTCGGAGACGGCACCATGTTCATCTTTACGATGATCGCCGCTCTGCCGGCCGGCAACCGGGCGGCCGGTTCCGCTTGA
- a CDS encoding response regulator: MQSGMAQIAGIAQRMEDGEKVEEAAPAEAAGEFSSLAATFRSLADTLFRKTEQERSMRLEAEEQAWINASVSEMAILLQGSIEVEAASRIFIGKLAAAVDASYGSLYVRRDAKFHFAAGYAHDAAELPREPIQPGQGLVGQCALDKAPLELRHIPEGYIRIQSALGAAVPSSLLIVPVLYEGEAVAVLELASFREFAGKERQLIDRVSRNMGVLINTLADVARIDGLLRETQNQKEELEAQTEELQAQTEELQHQKEELKAQADELHLQSVQLEQTNGQLRLETEMTARQKEQIESQFLEEQAQAEQLRLQAEELLAQTEQLKEAGAMALAQKEEIERQADELKDQAEELRLSNEGLREQMELTERQKQELQLQTEELQAQTEELQAQTDELLAQSEELQAQTDELKVQAEELELSNHSLQEQMGLTERQKIEIKAQADEIYLAAQHKSEFLANVSHELRTPLNSLLILSQILAENKEGNLRTKQLEYIHTIYSSGKDLLQLIDEILDLAKLETGKMTPVIEDTGIHGIADQLYRMFELQAQKKSIAFDIRMDRSLPASILTDGHRVQQIVRNLLSNALKFTEEGSVSLHIGSGSAASPGAGQEEIVFAVADTGIGIPASKLEAIFEAFQQADGTTSRKYGGTGLGLTISRELAGLLGGRIEASSTAGQGSIFSLIIPVRLPEAAASKEAEPISIASESERSGQGKFMESFVPDISISNPKLLQFSEMEDDRDDLQQGDTVLLIIEDDADFAAILLEIARRRGFKAIVAFQGDQGLALAHAYKPDAILLDTDLPVLDGWSIISRLKSRPELRHIPVHVISTEDRNQQTLSLGALSFWKKPNGPEELEAAFLDIESYIRRRVKSLLIVEDNADLRKSLVAYIAHPDVRITAVGTGREAMEQLAVQHFDCMVLDLGLADISGFDLLEQVKTNRKLQTLPVTIYTGKELGKQDEQKLKHYAESIVIKNVRSMERLYDETALYLHRRTADLPPDKQRIIEKLHNPEAAFEGRRILLVDDDMRNIFALSSVLEGYNMDIQFAQNGKEALAMLQGMENVDLVFMDIMMPEMDGYETMRAIRAIPAYDSLVIIALTARAMEEDRIKCLDAGASDYIPKPINTTQLVTMLKSWLIN, translated from the coding sequence ATGCAGAGCGGCATGGCGCAGATCGCCGGAATCGCGCAGAGGATGGAGGACGGAGAGAAGGTGGAGGAGGCCGCTCCGGCAGAGGCGGCCGGCGAGTTCAGCTCCCTGGCCGCGACGTTCCGTTCCCTGGCGGACACCCTGTTCCGCAAGACGGAGCAGGAACGCTCCATGCGGCTGGAGGCGGAGGAGCAGGCATGGATCAATGCGAGCGTGTCGGAAATGGCCATTCTGCTGCAAGGGTCCATTGAGGTGGAGGCGGCTTCCCGGATTTTCATCGGCAAGCTGGCTGCAGCGGTCGATGCCAGCTACGGCTCCCTGTATGTAAGACGCGACGCGAAGTTTCATTTCGCCGCCGGTTATGCCCATGATGCCGCCGAGCTGCCGAGGGAGCCGATTCAGCCGGGACAGGGCCTGGTGGGGCAATGCGCCTTGGACAAGGCTCCGCTGGAGCTGCGGCATATTCCCGAAGGGTATATCCGCATCCAGTCGGCTCTGGGAGCCGCTGTGCCTTCCAGCCTGCTGATCGTGCCCGTCCTTTACGAGGGAGAGGCCGTCGCTGTCCTGGAGCTGGCCTCTTTCCGGGAATTCGCCGGCAAGGAGCGGCAGCTGATCGATCGCGTCAGCCGCAACATGGGCGTGCTGATCAATACGCTGGCGGATGTGGCGAGAATCGACGGGCTGCTGCGCGAAACGCAGAACCAGAAGGAAGAGCTTGAAGCCCAGACAGAGGAGCTGCAAGCCCAGACGGAAGAGCTGCAGCATCAGAAGGAGGAGCTCAAAGCCCAGGCGGACGAGCTCCATCTCCAGTCGGTGCAGCTCGAGCAGACCAATGGCCAGCTGCGGCTCGAGACGGAAATGACGGCCCGGCAGAAGGAACAGATCGAGAGCCAGTTCCTGGAGGAGCAGGCGCAGGCCGAGCAGCTGCGGCTGCAGGCGGAAGAGCTGCTCGCGCAAACGGAGCAGCTGAAGGAAGCCGGCGCGATGGCGCTTGCCCAGAAGGAGGAAATCGAGCGTCAGGCCGACGAACTGAAGGATCAGGCGGAGGAGCTTCGCCTGTCGAACGAAGGGCTCAGGGAGCAGATGGAGCTGACGGAGCGCCAGAAGCAGGAGCTTCAGCTTCAGACGGAGGAGCTGCAGGCTCAGACGGAAGAGCTGCAAGCCCAGACCGACGAGCTGCTGGCCCAATCGGAGGAGCTGCAGGCCCAGACCGACGAGCTCAAGGTCCAAGCCGAGGAGTTGGAGCTGTCCAATCATTCGCTGCAAGAGCAGATGGGGCTGACCGAACGCCAAAAGATCGAAATCAAGGCCCAGGCGGACGAAATTTATTTGGCCGCCCAGCACAAATCGGAGTTTTTGGCCAACGTTTCCCACGAGCTGCGCACGCCGCTCAACAGCCTCCTCATCCTGTCTCAAATATTGGCCGAGAACAAGGAAGGCAATCTGCGGACCAAGCAGCTGGAATACATCCATACGATCTACTCGTCCGGCAAGGATCTCCTGCAGCTGATCGACGAAATTCTCGATCTGGCCAAGCTGGAGACGGGCAAGATGACTCCTGTCATCGAAGACACCGGAATTCACGGCATCGCCGACCAGCTGTACCGCATGTTCGAGCTGCAGGCGCAGAAGAAATCCATCGCCTTCGACATCCGGATGGACCGCAGCTTGCCGGCTTCTATCCTGACGGATGGACATCGGGTCCAGCAGATCGTCCGCAACCTGCTGTCCAATGCCCTCAAATTCACGGAGGAAGGCTCCGTTTCCCTTCATATCGGTTCCGGCAGCGCGGCATCGCCGGGAGCCGGGCAGGAAGAAATCGTATTCGCCGTCGCGGATACGGGGATCGGGATTCCCGCATCCAAGCTGGAGGCCATCTTCGAGGCCTTTCAGCAGGCGGACGGCACGACGAGCCGCAAGTACGGCGGGACGGGCCTTGGCCTGACGATCAGCCGAGAGCTGGCGGGCCTGCTGGGAGGGCGGATCGAAGCCTCCTCGACGGCCGGACAAGGAAGCATCTTCAGCCTGATTATTCCGGTCAGGCTGCCGGAAGCCGCGGCAAGCAAGGAGGCGGAGCCGATCTCCATCGCATCCGAATCGGAGAGGTCCGGCCAAGGCAAGTTCATGGAATCGTTCGTTCCGGACATTTCCATCTCCAATCCGAAGCTGCTCCAATTCTCCGAGATGGAAGACGACCGGGACGATCTGCAGCAAGGCGATACGGTGCTCCTGATCATCGAGGATGACGCCGACTTCGCGGCCATCCTGCTGGAGATCGCCCGCCGGCGCGGCTTCAAGGCGATCGTCGCCTTCCAGGGGGACCAGGGCCTCGCGCTCGCCCATGCCTACAAGCCGGATGCCATTCTGCTCGACACCGATCTTCCTGTCCTGGACGGATGGTCGATCATCAGCAGGCTGAAGAGCCGGCCGGAGCTGCGGCATATTCCCGTCCACGTCATCTCGACGGAGGACCGCAATCAGCAGACGCTCAGCCTCGGCGCGCTTTCCTTCTGGAAGAAGCCGAACGGCCCGGAGGAGCTGGAAGCCGCGTTTCTCGACATCGAGTCGTATATCCGACGCAGGGTCAAGAGCCTGCTGATCGTCGAGGACAATGCGGACCTGCGCAAGAGCCTGGTCGCCTACATCGCTCATCCCGACGTCCGGATCACCGCGGTCGGCACGGGCCGGGAAGCGATGGAGCAGCTGGCCGTCCAGCATTTCGACTGCATGGTGCTGGATCTGGGCCTTGCCGATATATCGGGCTTCGACCTGCTGGAGCAGGTGAAGACCAACCGCAAGCTCCAGACGCTTCCCGTCACGATCTACACCGGCAAGGAGCTTGGCAAGCAGGATGAGCAGAAGCTCAAGCATTATGCCGAGAGCATCGTCATCAAGAACGTCAGGTCGATGGAGCGGCTGTACGACGAGACCGCCCTCTACCTGCATCGCCGCACGGCGGACCTGCCGCCGGACAAGCAGCGGATCATCGAGAAGCTGCATAACCCGGAGGCTGCCTTCGAGGGAAGGCGGATCCTGCTCGTCGACGACGACATGAGAAATATTTTCGCCTTGTCCAGCGTGCTGGAGGGCTACAACATGGATATCCAGTTCGCGCAGAACGGCAAGGAAGCACTCGCCATGCTGCAAGGGATGGAGAACGTCGATCTCGTATTCATGGACATCATGATGCCGGAGATGGACGGTTATGAGACGATGAGGGCGATTCGCGCCATTCCGGCCTACGACAGCCTGGTCATCATCGCGCTGACGGCGCGGGCCATGGAAGAGGACCGGATCAAATGCCTGGATGCGGGCGCATCCGATTATATTCCCAAGCCGATCAACACGACTCAACTGGTCACGATGCTCAAGTCGTGGCTGATCAACTAA